A window of the Halichoerus grypus chromosome 2, mHalGry1.hap1.1, whole genome shotgun sequence genome harbors these coding sequences:
- the RFESD gene encoding Rieske domain-containing protein yields MDLDGSEQDPEMKEYSSVYVGREEDIKKSERMTAVVHDREVVIFYHKGEYHAMDIRCYHSGGPLHLGDIEDFDGRPCIVCPWHKYKITLATGEGLYQSINPRDPSAKPKWCSKGVKQRIHTVTVDNGNIYVTLSNESFKCDSDFYATGDFKVIRSSF; encoded by the exons ATGGATCTTGATGGCTCTGAACAAGATCCTGAAATGAAGGAATATTCTTCTGTCTATGTTGGCAGAGAAGAGgacattaaaaaatctgaaagaatgacAGCTGTTGTCCATGATAGAGAAGTGGTCATTTTCTACCACAAAGGAGAATATCATGCTATGGATATTCGCTGTTACC ACTCAGGAGGACCTTTACATTTGGGAGATATAGAG gattttgatggacgaCCATGTATAGTTTGCCCCtggcataaatataaaattactttggCAACAGGAGAAGGACTGTATCAGTCTATAAACCCTAGAGATCCATCAGCAAAACCCAAGTGGTGCTCCAAAGGAGTAAAGCAGAGGATTCATACAGTGACGGTGGACAATGGGAATATTTATGTGACTCTTTCTAATGAATCTTTTAAGTGTGACTCTGATTTTTATGCCACTGGAGACTTCAAAGTAATTCGGAGTTCTTTCTGA